The Aquila chrysaetos chrysaetos chromosome 25, bAquChr1.4, whole genome shotgun sequence genome includes the window CGGGAGGGCGAGCACCCGCCGGCGGGGGGGCTCACCCCTTCCCCGTGGCAGGGGCTCCCGCCCGCCCCACCTGAGGCTTTGCAGCGCGGAAAGGCCACGAGGGACGGGACGGGGCAACGCCAGGACTTCACGGGGTTCGGCGTGGCGACGAGCCCGGCCGCCCCACCGCAGCCCGGGGCTCGGCCGGGCCCCCCACCCGCTCCCCGGGCGGCGGAGAGAGAAAGAGGCGCGGGGCAGCCAGCGCCCGGAGACTCACAGTAAAGCAGGGCTATGGATCGCAGCAGCACGATGCGGGTCAGCCAGAAGGTGCCCGGCGACGGCAGCGGCGACCCGaccccgctgcccgccggccccgccacGACCCGCTCCGGGGCCCCGCGGGCGCCgtcgcccgccgccgcccgcctctGCCTCAGCGCCGCGCTGGGCGCCGCCATGTCGGAGCCCGCAGCGAGCATGCGtgcggccggcccggcccgggcccgcCCTCCCGTCCACCACCCCCGCCGCGACgcgggctgccgccgccgggctgTGAGGGCTGAGGCGAGGCGGGCTGAGGCGCTGATGGCGGGGAGGCTGTCCCGGGTCGGCCGTGTCACTACAGCCGCggtttctgtggaaaaaatggCGTCTCTACGCCTCGGCCCCAGAGAGAGACCTTTGGAAAAGGGCGAGGAAGTGCAaagttaaggggaaaaaagaaagaaagaaaaaaacaccacaaaaacggaaagaaatggaaggagTTGGCTGCAAAACCCCTTCGCCCACCTCCCGCCCAAGGAGGGCAGGGCCCTCTCTGGAGCCATGTCCGCTGGCACGGGCAGGGTCTGGCCGCAGCCCCTTCACCTCACCCTGCCGTCCCCGGGCTCCGTCCCTgaggaataatttttaagttcAATTCCTCAGGCTTTCGATATTTGGCACTTCTGACGCTGCCGTGATTTCTACTTCATAGTACTCCATAGCCGCCAAGCACTTGACTCCGCGTTGAGTTCATAAACGCTGGTTTTTAGCAAAACCACGCTAATAAAGCGGCCTCGGCGGTCATCAGCGAGTTTAGGCGTGCGTTGTGCTAAACACCGCCGTGCTAAACCGTTCGATGGTCTCTGAGAAAGTATCTGTTATCAGGTGTAACGTTATTCAATGCTTTTCAGACTGTAAAGCGGTCCCTTCTAAATGcctcttttgtttttccagtttcccaTCACCGCTGCTTGCATTGTTctccttagaaaaaaaacctacataaTGGTGCATTgtatagggaaagaaaaataagctatttGTTAAAGGCCTCTGGTATACTGCAGTTTCACTCTCCCTTTGGATTAGCCACAAGGGTTGGCTAGATAAATTTAAAGAGATGTAAGCTAATGGTTTCCTTTGTGAGGTCTTTATGAAACTTTTACAGCAAATTCCACATTAAATGGAAATGTCTGTAAAACAAACTGGATAATTGAGGAAATTACTGAGGAAAAGAGGAGGGTTTAGGCTAAagatttagcaaaaaaaaaaaaaaaaggaataattggAGCTGGGAAGGGAACACTGCACTGGGTCGGTTTTCACTGCTGAAGATCGCTCTGAGATCTGCCAGATGCACAAGTTGGGACGGTAGCAGGAATGAACACCAAACTCAGCCGACCCGAGCTCGAGGGACATCGTGTGTCAATAGCACCTTCCAACAATACGAGCTGCAAAGTTTTAAGTCTAttaaatggcagaaaaatgtTGTTACTCTACAGGACCGATCCAACTCTCATAAAAGGCAATGGAAGCCTTTCCTTCAGCTTTACTGGAAGATGGTTCAAGCTATGAAGGAAAACGTGCAATAAAACAGCAGATTAGAACATCAAATGACCTCTCTGTTCTGAGTTCCTGCTGGTATGCAGCTTTGTGTGGATCATCACCTGCGTTGGGTTTTCTGCTCACTTACCTACCTACTGTCAGCTTTTATCTTCATGTCGCAATTTTCCCTCGCATTCCCTCTTTTCAAAGTAAggtctcagaaaagaaaacaatgtaaaaacCAAGCAAGTAACGCAAACAAGATATTTAAGAGCGAGGCTCTGAGCCTTAAAAGTCTCAAAGGGAAAGCGATTCATAAATGTCAGGCTGGCAGGCAGGCGCTGAGGCATCATTGATGCAGATCTTCATTCAACAAAATGCGCGCCGCCACGTCCCCCCGCCCGACCCTATTTTGCTGTGTTCCAAACAGCTGCAAAAGTGACAGAGAAACAAGCATTTACTGTCACAGCACCCAGCAGCTGTCCCCACCAGCACCTCAACCCTGCTGTCCCTGGCACCCTAAATTACTCTGTGTTCATTCAGGTCTAGTCTTTCGCCCCTCTGGCTGCCAGGAATTgggtttaaataaaacagagaaagtgaATGTGTGCAGAAATAACTATTTTGTAAAGCAGCATTAACATTTGGGGACTCctctaaagaaaacatacattCAATTATGTATAATGCAGTTACACACAATCCTGCTGAGCGTTCAGCTGCGTTCACTAAATGGGAGGTGGGGATCTCGCAAAGAATTTGGGAGCTTCCTTCTACTAGTTAAGATTTTTCCAGCggtaatattttttccattaaagtcCCTGATCCTTCCCTATGGAAATCTGATCTTTAACTCCAGGGTTAGCAGGATTAAGGCTGAAAAGGATTTTCAGAGGAAGAATTACCTTTATTCCTCCTGTATTTGTACAGCATCTGAAATGAGGCGGTGCTGATTCAGAAGAGGGATTCCTACGCAGTGCCATAGGACAAACAATTAATAATCACAGTAATCATAATTAATAGAATTGTGCTTCtccattattttgaaaagatgcTGTCCAGCCTGTGCTgtgcaggaggaaagaagagatcCTTTGCCAGTGTCTCACCTGGCCTTTAACGTGTAACGCATACCTGTGTGTTGTTGATCCCgcaaaagcaaattttgttttgttgctggtATCTTAGAATATTTGAACAGAATTACACTGGTTTTGGTCTTTACACATGCATGTTTTCTGAGACCGAAAGAGAAGGCCGTCCATTTCGGGTTTGCAATTGCTTTCACCTCTGGGTCCTTGGCTGTCAGCACAATGGTGTGCAACTTCAGGCTGGGAAAGCTGCAagataaaaacacagaacaagcCACTAGTTAACTTTTTCAACTGGGATATTAAAGAACTAATAATCATAAAAGGACTTGTTAGTAaaggctattttattttagcagaaatgCACTTGTTAGTAaaggctattttattttagcagaaattCCACACCAGGCCCAATGTAACATGTAAAGATTTTCATGAAGCCCTCACTGCCTTTGACTCACGCTGAAGTCaaagctttctaaaaataaatggcCTTTTTCTCTGATATCTGCGGCCATAATGAAACCTAGAAAAGGGCTCAGGAATTCCatgctctgctctctgcttgcGTTTCAAGCAGGAGAGAGGTCAGTGGAGTCCTGCCCAGTGCAGGTGTGCAGAGTTTCTTGTATCAACGCCAGGTAAATGTTCCTGGGTTGGAAAAGAGCTGCTGGGGGACGTGTTCCTCCATTGTTCACCCTGCAGCTGCCAAACTATTCCTGTCCAGAAAAAAGGAGGGATGCTGGAGCTAGGCACCCCATTAACACAGTAAAAACTAATATTAAACTAATATTTaagcctctctctttcccccctGTTCTCAGcagactgcagcagctgtgcaagGGGTGCAAGCTTGCATCCACTCATGGTGGTGGGAGCCTCGACTCCCCAGCTCTTCACAATCCATGGAAACAGCTCTAATGCCAGGCTTTGCATGAGGCTGTGCAATAAAAACTTGTTCTTGCTGTGGTGGGAGCACACAGTGACTTTCATGACAGCACACAGTAATTTTTCACTCCTGCTGTGCAGGTGAAAACAAGAATTTCAAGAGCACGGCTAAGCACAGTGGTAGGAGCTGTGGAAATGCCGAGGACTAAATACCCCAGGtgttaattaaaatttgcaaaaaGGTTCTGTCTCTCTCCTGAATTTTTCAGAGCAGCGAGGCTCATTTCGTGTGAACAGAGGACAAATTTTGGACCTAAACTGATCTGCAAGCAGCTGAGCCATGTAAGTTTAGCCTTAAAATTGCATGAGTAGGACAGGTTATGTGCTGGGGCCTTCACAAGCACACAGTGTAGAATTGGACCCATCACTACAGTTCATCTTGAGAGCAAagcttttcagctcttctgctgctaTTTCAATTGAAATTAGTTGAAAGTTACcacaggtcttttttttcctttcttttcaaatatcagGAGCTTTCCTGAAAAGGACTGAACATTGTTTCACAGCAATCTCCGAGTTGCCACTGAACTGCTGTATCCTCTGGGCAGAGCATTAATCCTGCAGATGTCAGAGGCTTACTTTAACACCACGCATAGGTTACTCTTATCTGATCAGGggtggttttttcttcccctgtacGGCTCTTTCTATTTGCTCTTTGAAATTCCCATGTAAAATCAGCTCGCAGTTCAAAGGTAgccattttttgaaaaatgataaCTTTACCACTCGATCAGATTAAGCGATAGAGCCCACCTTTGGGCTGGGCCTCCACCCAGCCAGGGAAGGAGTGCAGTACGTACACGCGTTACAGAGCATATCCCCTCGCGTGCAGCGGTTCCCATGTGCTCTCATGCTCTGAAAACGCCTTCCCTGTCTTCTACAGAAGATGAAATTTCTCCTCCCTGACATTAGTGGGGCTCTGACTGCTCTGAAGCCAATGGACTCACACACTTATTCCTGCATAACAAATAGGCATGGCAGAGAGGAACCAGGACAGGAGGTCAAGCCACCTCTGTCTCGTGGGGATTCTGAGGGTTCCCAGGTGACAAGTGACAATGTGATGGAGCCAAGCATGCAGACCTTGTATTTAGTGCCTGATACCCAGCAACACTGGTGTGAGCTCGCCAGGAACTTTATTGGAGACCATGtcagactttaaagaaaatgaagcagtgtTACCAATATTGACAGGCAGCTGGTGGACCTCTGCTGTGCCCGCTCTCTGTCAGGAACAGCCAGCTCTGTTCCACAAACCCTCTTTAAACGTAGCCCGCTTGGGTGCACTCTTTAAGGCTCCATTGGGCAACGGGAATCTCGGTTCTTCCCTCCCAGATCTACACCCTTTTCCTGGAAATCCCAATGTCAGGGCCCACCCTGCAGAGGTCTGGGTCAAGACAGAGAAGCGTTAGGCCGGGTCTAGATGACGCATCATGCAGGATCACTGCAAGACCTGCCCTGCAGCTCCATCACTTGCCCATCCCTGTGCAAACATCACTGTTACTTTGTCCTACAAAAATTTGAACGAGACCCTGTAAGACAAATGATGCCACTTGAACCCACTTCTTGTCCTAGCATAATCTTGTTCCATTTCATGGATGAGTGAACTTCTCAGGAAACGTGAACTACTGAAGtttcccagctgctccagctccctcctctccctgtgtCATCTCAGCTTCTTGCACCCTTGCCCAGGTCGGATGGTCTAAAAGGCAGGGCAACACTGGTCCCTCCACCAGCTCGGCTGAGAACTGATGCTCAGAGATATGAAATGGTTTGTGCAAGATCACAAAACCAGACGTGAAGCAGGACACGCACCCCGCTGTGGTTCCAGGCACTACCTCTTTCCCGTGCCCATCTCCAGAGTGAGAGGAAGCGACTACCAGAAGTTGTCCTCTTCCTTCTACCTGCTTTGGACAAAGAGGAATTCAAGTGTGTGGGCTGAGAAATGCAATTCCCTGCcttgggcagagctggggagccgtgaaaggcagcagcatgcaagggggggggaaaagcaATGTCTCCAATTCCTGCTGTCCTTGGGGGCTTCTTCTGCAGGAATTTGACTTGTAGTTGAAGACAGGGATCAGAAAATAGGGACTCTTGTTTTCATTCCTACCTCCGTGGGCTTGCCCCAAAGCTCTGAGTGTCCCACAAATCCCTTCTCAGCCTCAGTCACGCAATGAGGTTCACTCTTCTGAGGAAGGTGCTCCGCAGGAGAGGCTGTCTTTGAAATGATACACTAAAAATAGTGATTATTGCTTTGACTCGGTCACCTCTAAAATGGATGAAATACAATTTACCTGActcacagtattttaataagGTAAACTTCTTAAAGAGCTATGAGAACCCAAAGAGACAGGCATTATAGAAATGTTATGTCAATCATATGTCacatgaggaggaaaaaaaaaaaaagttttgccaAGTGTCCAACAGCACTGCAAAGCCACTGGTCCAAAgcccaaggaaaacagaaacttgTCCACAATCTCGTTAAGCTTTGGATTGGGCCCTGGAAGAAAAGTTCAATTAATCCTCACTTGCAAGTTCAACACATATAGTATGCCTTG containing:
- the LOC115335610 gene encoding uncharacterized protein LOC115335610 isoform X2, yielding MAGKNRNEPLRAPPPPLAPSHLSSLPAAFPPPGSVPGHRGPSPGCPGRVPPEAGGFAPSGGECGTSGCIISKTASPAEHLPQKSEPHCVTEAEKGFVGHSELWGKPTEVEGRGQLLVVASSHSGDGHGKEVVPGTTAGFPSLKLHTIVLTAKDPEVKAIANPKWTAFSFGLRKHACVKTKTSVILFKYSKIPATKQNLLLRDQQHTGMRYTLKAR
- the LOC115335610 gene encoding uncharacterized protein LOC115335610 isoform X1 translates to MAGKNRNEPLRAPPPPLAPSHLSSLPAAFPPPGSVPGHRGPSPGCPGRVPPEAGGFAPSGGECGTSGCIISKTASPAEHLPQKSEPHCVTEAEKGFVGHSELWGKPTEQVEGRGQLLVVASSHSGDGHGKEVVPGTTAGFPSLKLHTIVLTAKDPEVKAIANPKWTAFSFGLRKHACVKTKTSVILFKYSKIPATKQNLLLRDQQHTGMRYTLKAR